The following are from one region of the Oreochromis aureus strain Israel breed Guangdong linkage group 1, ZZ_aureus, whole genome shotgun sequence genome:
- the syt9a gene encoding synaptotagmin-9 isoform X1: MPGDRDDEICQKALELLSDLCSKGEVQNENCRDFIYYFRDLARPRYTDSDISVSLLSLVVTACGLALFGVSLFVSWKLCWIPWRERGLSPTTKEVHGHLNPTMSPLPSQPAPRQPVYTAVDPPMHNRRESSHCSMAREPTPVASIVSVEAPVTPVSPPPVVMATPEAAMKISHTSPDIPLDAQSKSRENGVHTNPRMQRQTTEPPPSGCSISEIGQGSIRRHMNLSNPDFNVAQFQRQDSLTGMGLGLGRLKPELYKQRSLEGDEGSRRDGGCGRLHFILKYDCDLEQLIVKIHKAEDLPAKDFSGTSDPYVKIYLLPDRKTKHQTKVHRKTLNPVFDEVFLFPVAYSELPTRKLHFSVYDFDRFSRHDIIGQVVVDNFLDLADFPRETKLCRDIQYVSSDNVDLGDLMFSLCYLPTAGRLTITMIKARNLKAMDITGASDPYVKVSLMCDGRRLKKRKTSTKRNTLNPVYNEAIVFDVPPENIEQISLLIAVMDYDRVGHNEVIGVCRVGNDADSLGRDHWSEMLTYPRKPVAHWHPLVEYQGTTGSSQGGSCNSLKTPPSP; encoded by the exons ATGCCTGGAGACAGAGATGACGAGATTTGTCAAAAGGCGCTCGAACTCTTGTCAGATCTTTGTTCGAAGGGGGAAGTACAGAATGAAAACTGTCGGGATTTTATCTACTATTTCCGAGATCTCGCCAGaccacgctacacggattcag ACATATCTGTGAGTCTGCTGTCATTGGTAGTGACTGCCTGTGGCTTGGCCCTCTTTGGGGTCTCCCTCTTTGTCTCATGGAAGCTCTGCTGGATACCATGGAGGGAGCGTGGGCTTTCCCCCACTACCAAGGAAGTCCATGGGCACCTCAACCCGACTATGAGCCCTCTGCCATCACAGCCTGCACCCAGGCAGCCAGTTTACACAGCTGTGGACCCCCCGATGCACAACCGCCGTGAATCATCACATTGTTCCATGGCCCGAGAGCCTACTCCcgtggcatctattgtttcagTGGAGGCTCCTGTGACTCCTGTATCACCACCACCTGTGGTCATGGCCACACCAGAGGCAGCTATGAAGATCAGCCACACATCTCCAGATATACCACTAGATGCCCAGAGTAAAAGCAGGGAAAATGGAGTTCACACTAACCCCCGAATGCAGAGACAGACCACTGAACCCCCACCTTCTGGATGCTCAATATCTGAAATAGG TCAAGGGTCCATTCGTAGACACATGAACCTCTCTAACCCAGACTTCAACGTGGCCCAGTTCCAAAGGCAGGACTCCCTCACTGGAATGGGCCTGGGCCTGGGCCGCCTCAAACCCGAGCTCTACAAACAGCGCTCCCTTGAGGGGGACGAAGGAAGTCGAAGAGACGGAGGTTGTGGGCGCCTCCATTTTATCCTCAAATATGACTGTGATCTAGAACAATTAATAGTTAAGATCCACAAAGCAGAGGACCTCCCAGCCAAGGACTTCTCCGGTACCTCTGACCCTTATGTTAAGATCTACCTGTTGCCCGATCGAAAGACCAAGCACCAGACAAAGGTGCACCGCAAGACACTCAACCCTGTGTTTGATGAggtcttcctgtttcctgtggcATATTCTGAGCTTCCTACACGAAAGCTACACTTCAGTGTCTATGACTTCGACCGCTTTTCACGGCATGACATTATTGGTCAAGTGGTGGTGGACAACTTCCTGGATCTGGCAGATTTCCCCAGGGAGACAAAACTCTGTCGAGACATCCAGTATGTCTCCTCG GATAATGTGGACCTTGGGGATCTGATGTTTTCACTTTGTTATTTGCCTACTGCGGGCAGATTGACCATTACCATGATAAAAGCTCGCAACCTCAAGGCCATGGATATCACTGGTGCATCTG ATCCATATGTGAAAGTTTCACTGATGTGTGACGGTCGCAGAttgaagaagaggaagacatCAACAAAAAGGAACACTCTGAATCCAGTCTATAATGAGGCCATTGTGTTTGATGTCCCTCCAGAAAACATAGAGCAGATCAGCCTTTTGATTGCTGTGATGGATTATGACCG AGTAGGCCATAATGAGGTCATTGGTGTGTGTCGAGTCGGCAATGATGCTGACAGCCTCGGTCGAGATCACTGGAGTGAAATGCTTACATATCCCCGAAAACCTGTCGCCCACTGGCATCCTCTCGTTGAG TACCAGGGGACCACAGGTAGTAGCCAGGGAGGATCCTGTAATTCTCTGAAGACACCTCCTTCTCCGTAG
- the syt9a gene encoding synaptotagmin-9 isoform X2, which translates to MPGDRDDEICQKALELLSDLCSKGEVQNENCRDFIYYFRDLARPRYTDSDISVSLLSLVVTACGLALFGVSLFVSWKLCWIPWRERGLSPTTKEVHGHLNPTMSPLPSQPAPRQPVYTAVDPPMHNRRESSHCSMAREPTPVASIVSVEAPVTPVSPPPVVMATPEAAMKISHTSPDIPLDAQSKSRENGVHTNPRMQRQTTEPPPSGCSISEIGQGSIRRHMNLSNPDFNVAQFQRQDSLTGMGLGLGRLKPELYKQRSLEGDEGSRRDGGCGRLHFILKYDCDLEQLIVKIHKAEDLPAKDFSGTSDPYVKIYLLPDRKTKHQTKVHRKTLNPVFDEVFLFPVAYSELPTRKLHFSVYDFDRFSRHDIIGQVVVDNFLDLADFPRETKLCRDIQYVSSDNVDLGDLMFSLCYLPTAGRLTITMIKARNLKAMDITGASDPYVKVSLMCDGRRLKKRKTSTKRNTLNPVYNEAIVFDVPPENIEQISLLIAVMDYDRVGHNEVIGVCRVGNDADSLGRDHWSEMLTYPRKPVAHWHPLVEVR; encoded by the exons ATGCCTGGAGACAGAGATGACGAGATTTGTCAAAAGGCGCTCGAACTCTTGTCAGATCTTTGTTCGAAGGGGGAAGTACAGAATGAAAACTGTCGGGATTTTATCTACTATTTCCGAGATCTCGCCAGaccacgctacacggattcag ACATATCTGTGAGTCTGCTGTCATTGGTAGTGACTGCCTGTGGCTTGGCCCTCTTTGGGGTCTCCCTCTTTGTCTCATGGAAGCTCTGCTGGATACCATGGAGGGAGCGTGGGCTTTCCCCCACTACCAAGGAAGTCCATGGGCACCTCAACCCGACTATGAGCCCTCTGCCATCACAGCCTGCACCCAGGCAGCCAGTTTACACAGCTGTGGACCCCCCGATGCACAACCGCCGTGAATCATCACATTGTTCCATGGCCCGAGAGCCTACTCCcgtggcatctattgtttcagTGGAGGCTCCTGTGACTCCTGTATCACCACCACCTGTGGTCATGGCCACACCAGAGGCAGCTATGAAGATCAGCCACACATCTCCAGATATACCACTAGATGCCCAGAGTAAAAGCAGGGAAAATGGAGTTCACACTAACCCCCGAATGCAGAGACAGACCACTGAACCCCCACCTTCTGGATGCTCAATATCTGAAATAGG TCAAGGGTCCATTCGTAGACACATGAACCTCTCTAACCCAGACTTCAACGTGGCCCAGTTCCAAAGGCAGGACTCCCTCACTGGAATGGGCCTGGGCCTGGGCCGCCTCAAACCCGAGCTCTACAAACAGCGCTCCCTTGAGGGGGACGAAGGAAGTCGAAGAGACGGAGGTTGTGGGCGCCTCCATTTTATCCTCAAATATGACTGTGATCTAGAACAATTAATAGTTAAGATCCACAAAGCAGAGGACCTCCCAGCCAAGGACTTCTCCGGTACCTCTGACCCTTATGTTAAGATCTACCTGTTGCCCGATCGAAAGACCAAGCACCAGACAAAGGTGCACCGCAAGACACTCAACCCTGTGTTTGATGAggtcttcctgtttcctgtggcATATTCTGAGCTTCCTACACGAAAGCTACACTTCAGTGTCTATGACTTCGACCGCTTTTCACGGCATGACATTATTGGTCAAGTGGTGGTGGACAACTTCCTGGATCTGGCAGATTTCCCCAGGGAGACAAAACTCTGTCGAGACATCCAGTATGTCTCCTCG GATAATGTGGACCTTGGGGATCTGATGTTTTCACTTTGTTATTTGCCTACTGCGGGCAGATTGACCATTACCATGATAAAAGCTCGCAACCTCAAGGCCATGGATATCACTGGTGCATCTG ATCCATATGTGAAAGTTTCACTGATGTGTGACGGTCGCAGAttgaagaagaggaagacatCAACAAAAAGGAACACTCTGAATCCAGTCTATAATGAGGCCATTGTGTTTGATGTCCCTCCAGAAAACATAGAGCAGATCAGCCTTTTGATTGCTGTGATGGATTATGACCG AGTAGGCCATAATGAGGTCATTGGTGTGTGTCGAGTCGGCAATGATGCTGACAGCCTCGGTCGAGATCACTGGAGTGAAATGCTTACATATCCCCGAAAACCTGTCGCCCACTGGCATCCTCTCGTTGAGGTGAGATGA